The Primulina eburnea isolate SZY01 chromosome 6, ASM2296580v1, whole genome shotgun sequence genome contains a region encoding:
- the LOC140833355 gene encoding transcription repressor OFP11-like has product MSNVLWKSFNLCFSKFKCLPITTSTSPLSIQEHNEQDHNNSTPPPTINHPSAVPITTIDTEISNTTSAATSAATSSFDDYVMHDDSIPDFSSAFASDRFFFSTPGNSNSIFEQPRRLKDSGGVVSGVAVQKFTMDPYTDFRKSMQEMIDAHEWTDVKCSGEFLHELLLCYLTPNPKHTHKFIIDAFADIVVSLVQPPVSCRKTRHYRRRHRATQSALV; this is encoded by the coding sequence ATGTCCAACGTCCTATGGAAGAGCTTCAACCTCTGCTTCTCCAAATTCAAGTGTCTCCCCATTACTACTTCTACCTCACCACTCTCCATTCAAGAACACAACGAACAAGATCACAACAATTCTACGCCGCCCCCCACCATCAACCATCCATCAGCTGTACCGATCACTACTATTGACACTGAAATTTCCAACACCACCTCAGCTGCCACCTCCGCCGCCACCTCCTCCTTCGATGATTATGTTATGCATGACGACTCAATCCCTGACTTCAGCTCCGCCTTTGCCTCCGACCGCTTCTTCTTCTCCACCCCTGGAAATTCCAACTCCATCTTCGAGCAGCCGCGGCGGTTGAAGGATTCCGGTGGGGTGGTGAGTGGTGTGGCTGTTCAGAAGTTCACGATGGACCCATATACTGACTTCAGGAAATCAATGCAGGAGATGATCGATGCGCACGAGTGGACGGATGTGAAGTGTAGTGGGGAATTCTTGCATGAGCTTCTCTTGTGTTACTTAACGCCAAaccctaaacacacacacaaattcATTATTGATGCTTTTGCGGACATCGTCGTGTCCCTCGTGCAGCCGCCTGTGAGCTGCCGGAAAACCCGCCACTACCGACGTCGACATCGTGCCACACAATCGGCACTGGTTTAA